In Nitrobacteraceae bacterium AZCC 1564, the following proteins share a genomic window:
- a CDS encoding L-ascorbate metabolism protein UlaG (beta-lactamase superfamily) (product_source=COG2220; cath_funfam=3.60.15.10; cog=COG2220; pfam=PF12706; superfamily=56281) — protein MNEPRITLIGGPTVLIEIGGLRFVTDPTFDAPGEYQLPHVKLKKLSGPALTADQVGEVDVVLLSHDQHSDNLDNSGRAFLSRARRVLTTKAGAKRLGADTEGFDPWESTEVKTADGRMIRVTATPARHGPAGIEPLSGDVIGFVLSFADNSTRPIYVTGDTVWFDGVAEVERRFKPGVVLPFAGAAQTRGPFHLTMDTNDAIETAKVFSDATIVPVHHDSWAHFTQSGQDLIASFGVLGFGARLVMLEPGVTTSITAPPATS, from the coding sequence ATGAATGAGCCTCGCATCACATTGATTGGTGGCCCGACGGTGCTGATCGAAATCGGTGGCTTGCGGTTTGTGACAGATCCGACCTTCGATGCCCCCGGTGAATATCAATTGCCTCATGTCAAACTAAAAAAGCTGTCCGGGCCGGCGCTTACCGCGGATCAGGTCGGGGAGGTCGATGTTGTGTTGCTCAGTCATGATCAGCACAGCGACAATCTCGACAATTCGGGGCGCGCCTTTCTCAGCCGGGCCAGGCGGGTACTGACAACCAAAGCCGGTGCCAAACGACTCGGCGCAGATACCGAGGGATTCGATCCGTGGGAGTCGACCGAGGTGAAGACTGCCGACGGCCGGATGATCCGTGTAACCGCAACGCCGGCACGCCATGGTCCCGCGGGAATCGAGCCGCTATCGGGGGACGTGATCGGGTTTGTGCTTTCATTCGCGGATAACAGCACGAGGCCGATCTATGTGACCGGCGACACGGTCTGGTTCGACGGCGTGGCTGAGGTCGAACGGCGTTTCAAGCCCGGTGTCGTGTTGCCCTTTGCGGGAGCCGCGCAAACACGCGGGCCGTTTCACCTGACCATGGACACCAACGACGCCATCGAAACGGCGAAGGTGTTTAGCGATGCAACGATCGTCCCAGTGCATCACGATAGCTGGGCCCACTTCACGCAAAGCGGGCAGGACCTCATAGCCTCATTTGGCGTCCTGGGATTTGGCGCCCGCCTCGTCATGCTGGAGCCTGGGGTCACAACCTCAATCACCGCGCCACCAGCAACGTCGTAA
- a CDS encoding drug/metabolite transporter (DMT)-like permease (product_source=COG0697; cog=COG0697; pfam=PF00892; superfamily=103481; transmembrane_helix_parts=Inside_1_11,TMhelix_12_34,Outside_35_43,TMhelix_44_63,Inside_64_75,TMhelix_76_98,Outside_99_102,TMhelix_103_125,Inside_126_133,TMhelix_134_156,Outside_157_159,TMhelix_160_179,Inside_180_185,TMhelix_186_208,Outside_209_222,TMhelix_223_245,Inside_246_251,TMhelix_252_271,Outside_272_275,TMhelix_276_295,Inside_296_306) encodes MTDALSVPATRSTSLMPLYVIGFCLLWSASFVAGKIGVTECPPLILLTVRFLAAGVLILGFAAVRGGERNLSRRDIRVYALIGVANNALYLGLGYIGLKTISAGLNALIVSANPVFVAVLAAVFLGEQITWQKVVGLLLGVAGVALIVAHRMSVGTDSPIGIAFSVGALVSIVAGTILFKVLEPKGSLLVGNGIQNMSGGLALMPFAMMFSNFSDVVPSGRLFLALGYLIVFGSIIAFVLWFHLLTTIGATAASSYHFLMPPLGMLFGWMILGEHIAAFDLLGVLPVALGIYLVTRPNAPPVQRSN; translated from the coding sequence ATGACCGACGCTTTGTCCGTACCCGCCACGCGCAGCACCAGCCTGATGCCGCTTTATGTGATCGGCTTTTGCCTGCTCTGGAGCGCGTCGTTCGTGGCCGGAAAGATCGGCGTGACCGAATGTCCGCCGCTGATCCTGCTGACCGTACGGTTTCTGGCAGCTGGTGTTCTGATCCTTGGATTCGCGGCTGTCCGGGGCGGTGAGCGGAACTTGTCGCGTCGCGATATTCGCGTGTATGCGCTGATCGGTGTCGCCAACAACGCGCTCTATCTGGGTCTTGGCTATATCGGGCTGAAGACGATTTCGGCGGGGCTTAACGCATTGATCGTGAGTGCTAATCCCGTATTTGTCGCGGTCCTCGCAGCCGTATTCCTGGGCGAGCAGATCACATGGCAAAAGGTCGTCGGATTGCTGCTTGGCGTCGCTGGTGTGGCGCTAATCGTCGCGCATCGTATGTCGGTAGGAACCGACAGCCCCATTGGAATCGCGTTTTCAGTCGGCGCGCTCGTGTCGATCGTTGCCGGCACGATCCTGTTCAAGGTGCTGGAGCCGAAGGGAAGTCTGCTGGTCGGCAACGGAATTCAGAACATGTCCGGTGGACTTGCGTTGATGCCATTCGCGATGATGTTCTCGAATTTTTCCGATGTCGTACCGAGCGGGCGATTGTTCCTGGCGCTTGGTTATCTCATCGTGTTCGGATCGATCATCGCCTTCGTGCTTTGGTTCCATCTGTTGACGACAATCGGTGCGACAGCGGCAAGTAGCTATCACTTCCTGATGCCGCCGCTCGGAATGCTGTTTGGCTGGATGATCCTGGGCGAACACATCGCGGCCTTTGATCTGCTTGGCGTTCTGCCAGTCGCCTTAGGCATTTATCTCGTGACGCGTCCGAACGCTCCACCGGTTCAGCGTTCGAACTAA